A window of Armatimonadota bacterium contains these coding sequences:
- a CDS encoding DUF3006 domain-containing protein, with product MSSSEIQAFVDRIEEDKAVLLVGEKAEVVIIPAKYLPQEAGEGAVLTIEIKFDAKKTAEASENIKSIIQRLTKKSK from the coding sequence ATGAGTAGCAGTGAGATTCAGGCTTTTGTGGATCGGATTGAGGAAGATAAGGCAGTTCTCTTAGTTGGAGAAAAAGCTGAAGTAGTCATCATACCTGCAAAATATCTACCCCAAGAGGCCGGCGAAGGAGCTGTTCTAACCATTGAAATCAAATTCGATGCCAAAAAGACAGCCGAGGCATCGGAAAACATCAAATCAATCATCCAAAGACTTACTAAAAAAAGCAAGTAA
- the rlmN gene encoding 23S rRNA (adenine(2503)-C(2))-methyltransferase RlmN codes for MTSLELEELAELLGEPKFRGRQIAKWLYKHNATSLDEMTDLPLSLRERLKEATVLYRARIVNRSVSRDETTKLLLELEDGQTIESVLIPYEDRVSVCVSTQVGCVVRCIFCATGISGFARNLTAGEIVDEVLTCQKETARRVSHVVYMGMGEPLLNYENVLKSIQILNKEVGISMRHITISTIGITPQIRRLAEEKLQLTLAVSLHAPDDMLRRQIIPFAARYPLQDLIEACKEYAETTGRRITFEYLLIRNINDSISHARKLANLLKGMLCNVNLIPYNAVEGLELDRPSQARVRAFRSVLEESGITVTQRVERGHAISAACGQLRRRSQLPN; via the coding sequence ATGACCTCGTTGGAGCTCGAAGAGTTAGCGGAGTTATTGGGGGAGCCAAAATTCCGAGGCCGCCAGATTGCAAAATGGCTCTACAAGCACAATGCCACTAGCCTTGATGAAATGACTGACCTTCCATTGTCTTTGCGGGAACGACTGAAAGAAGCCACGGTTCTCTATCGCGCTCGTATTGTTAACCGAAGTGTATCTCGCGATGAAACTACTAAGCTCCTTTTGGAGCTGGAAGATGGTCAAACAATAGAAAGCGTCCTTATTCCCTACGAAGACCGAGTCTCAGTTTGTGTCTCCACCCAAGTAGGATGCGTCGTAAGATGCATCTTCTGTGCAACAGGAATATCAGGCTTCGCACGCAATCTAACAGCCGGCGAAATTGTGGATGAAGTGCTTACATGCCAAAAAGAAACAGCGCGTCGAGTCAGCCATGTAGTCTATATGGGAATGGGGGAACCGCTACTTAACTATGAAAATGTGCTAAAAAGCATTCAAATCTTAAACAAGGAAGTTGGAATCTCAATGAGGCATATCACTATCTCCACAATCGGTATAACTCCCCAGATAAGAAGACTGGCAGAAGAGAAACTACAACTAACGCTTGCAGTTTCGCTCCATGCGCCAGATGATATGCTACGCCGTCAGATAATCCCCTTTGCTGCTCGATATCCGCTGCAAGATTTAATCGAAGCATGCAAGGAATATGCTGAAACAACTGGCAGACGTATAACCTTTGAGTACCTGCTAATACGAAATATTAATGATAGTATCTCCCACGCGCGAAAACTTGCAAATCTCCTCAAAGGCATGCTGTGTAATGTTAACCTTATTCCCTACAACGCAGTTGAAGGTCTTGAGCTCGACCGCCCTTCTCAAGCTCGCGTCCGTGCCTTCCGTTCGGTCCTTGAAGAATCGGGTATTACAGTAACCCAACGAGTTGAGAGGGGGCATGCTATATCAGCTGCATGCGGACAACTTCGACGGAGGTCACAACTGCCCAATTAA
- the gspE gene encoding type II secretion system ATPase GspE gives MEELYKRPLGDILIRKKIITPEQLEIALAEQQRTHKKLGEVLISLELATEEQITEARAQQLDVGYVNLQEFQFDPQVLSLVSESICRTYQLIPLKRSHNKLTLAMANPLDVEAIDLIQFETKLRAEPVLATEWRIREAIDRNYGQYEAEELKDFVQQATTDLELTSVDEDEHEDIDEVRRQSHRAPIIRMVNMLLTQAVRKKASDIHIEPRRNTLDIRYRIDGELHLARSLPKSLHPAISSRIKIMSELDIAERRLPQDGRITLRLDGRNIDIRVSTSPTLYGERIVLRILDRSEGLIPLEKLGFSPRDLEVFKSLISQPHGIILVTGPTGSGKTTTLYAALNELKSEHTNIMTVEDPIEYELDGINQTNVHHRIGLTFANQLRAILRQDPDIILVGEIRDAETADVAFRAALTGHLVFSTLHANDAPSSITRLIDMDVEPFLVSSAIIGVLAQRLVRVLCPDCKQPYEADAQTKELLGLKPDEKIKIYRAVGCRSCDGTGYKGRTSIRETMIMTDEIRRLTINKASSNEIRRAALASGMVTMRQDGANKVIAGITTIDEVQRKIFVETDLLFFGSAEAKAA, from the coding sequence ATGGAGGAATTGTACAAGAGACCACTTGGCGATATTCTCATACGAAAGAAGATAATAACGCCAGAGCAACTAGAAATAGCTCTGGCGGAACAGCAGCGAACACATAAAAAGTTGGGAGAGGTACTTATCTCGCTCGAACTTGCCACAGAAGAACAGATAACCGAGGCGAGAGCTCAGCAGTTAGACGTAGGATATGTTAATCTTCAAGAGTTCCAATTCGACCCACAAGTTCTATCCTTGGTTTCCGAATCAATATGCCGCACATACCAGCTTATACCTCTAAAAAGGTCTCATAACAAACTTACGCTGGCAATGGCTAACCCTTTGGATGTTGAAGCAATTGACCTCATTCAGTTTGAAACCAAGCTGAGGGCAGAACCCGTGCTCGCCACTGAATGGCGAATCCGAGAGGCAATAGATAGGAATTATGGTCAGTATGAAGCAGAAGAACTTAAAGATTTTGTTCAGCAAGCAACGACTGACCTCGAACTTACAAGCGTTGATGAAGATGAACATGAGGATATTGATGAAGTCAGGCGGCAAAGCCACCGGGCGCCGATAATTCGGATGGTCAATATGCTCCTTACGCAAGCCGTCCGAAAGAAAGCAAGCGATATCCACATTGAGCCTCGAAGAAACACTCTTGACATTCGCTATCGGATTGATGGTGAGCTTCACTTAGCAAGAAGCTTACCCAAGTCATTACATCCCGCTATTTCTTCGCGAATTAAAATTATGTCTGAGCTAGACATTGCAGAGCGGCGACTACCGCAAGATGGACGCATTACTCTCCGCCTAGATGGCAGAAACATTGATATCCGAGTGTCCACAAGCCCAACCTTATATGGCGAGCGAATCGTCCTTAGAATTTTAGATAGAAGCGAAGGCTTAATCCCCCTAGAAAAGCTTGGGTTTTCACCGCGTGACCTCGAGGTGTTCAAATCGCTTATTAGCCAGCCTCATGGCATCATTTTGGTAACCGGACCAACAGGTAGCGGCAAAACGACAACGCTATACGCAGCGTTGAATGAACTAAAATCGGAACATACAAATATAATGACCGTTGAGGATCCAATAGAGTACGAACTTGATGGAATCAACCAGACAAATGTACATCATCGAATCGGTCTCACATTTGCGAACCAACTCAGGGCGATACTAAGACAGGATCCAGACATAATACTTGTCGGCGAGATTCGAGATGCAGAAACCGCCGACGTGGCATTTCGGGCGGCGCTCACTGGTCACTTGGTCTTCTCGACACTGCATGCCAATGATGCGCCTAGCTCAATTACTCGGTTGATAGATATGGATGTCGAACCATTCCTAGTTAGCTCTGCGATAATAGGCGTTCTTGCTCAGCGTTTGGTAAGAGTGCTTTGCCCTGACTGTAAACAGCCATACGAAGCAGATGCACAAACAAAAGAACTGCTAGGTTTAAAACCGGACGAAAAAATAAAAATATATCGCGCAGTGGGATGCAGAAGTTGCGATGGCACCGGATACAAAGGAAGAACTAGTATACGAGAGACAATGATAATGACCGACGAAATCCGCAGGTTGACAATAAACAAAGCCTCCTCTAATGAAATTCGACGCGCAGCCCTTGCCTCAGGCATGGTTACAATGCGGCAGGATGGTGCAAACAAGGTGATTGCAGGGATTACCACAATTGACGAAGTTCAACGCAAGATTTTCGTCGAAACAGACCTACTCTTCTTTGGATCCGCTGAGGCAAAAGCCGCCTAA